The following are from one region of the Bactrocera oleae isolate idBacOlea1 chromosome 6, idBacOlea1, whole genome shotgun sequence genome:
- the Oat gene encoding ornithine aminotransferase, mitochondrial — protein MFLKLSTKVRYMSAHQQKLQQTAQKVTPQQVYDRENKYGAHNYHPLPVALTRGEGVFVWDVEGKRYFDFLSAYSAVNQGHCHPKLVNTLTEQAKKLTLTSRAFYSDVLGEYEEYITRLFNYDKVLPMNTGVEGGETACKIARAWAYMKKQVPDNQAKILFAENNFWGRTLSAISASTDPLSYENFGPYMPGFEIIKYNNTESLKKALQDPNVCAFMVEPIQGEAGVVVPDAGYLKKVRELCTKYNVLWIADEVQTGLARTGRMLAVDYEDVKPDILILGKALSGGMYPVSAVLADDPVMECIQPGRHGSTYGGNPLGCKVALSALEVLLEERLAENAEEMGNLLRSELDTLPKDVVSIVRGKGLLNAIVVNKKYDAWDICLKLRDNGLLAKPTHGDIIRFAPPLVITEEQTRECAKIIKSTILNF, from the exons ATGTTCTTAAAATTATCCACGAAGGTGCGCTACATGAGCGCTCACCAACAAAAGCTCCAGCAAACCGCTCAAAAAGTAACACCACAACAAGTTTATGACCGAGAAAACAAATACGGCGCGCACAATTATCACCCACTACCGGTGGCGTTGACACGTGGCGAGGGTGTTTTTGTTTGGGATGTGGAGGGAAAACGTTATTTCGACTTTTTAAGTGCCTATTCGGCTGTCAATCAAGGTCATTGTCATCCAAAACTCGTAAATACTCTGACAGAACAAGCCAAGAAGCTAACGCTAACATCCAG AGCCTTCTACTCCGATGTGCTTGGCGAATATGAAGAATATATAACAAGACTCTTCAACTACGACAAAGTTTTGCCAATGAACACGGGCGTGGAAGGTGGAGAAACTGCTTGTAAAATTGCACGTGCCTGGGCATACATGAAGAAGCAAGTGCCAGACAACCAAGCTAAG atccTATTTGCCGAGAATAACTTCTGGGGACGCACCTTATCCGCGATTTCAGCGTCAACAGATCCACTGAGTTATGAAAACTTTGGCCCTTATATGCCGGGTTTCGAAATAATCAAATATAACAACACAGAATCTTTAAAG AAAGCTCTACAAGATCCCAATGTTTGCGCATTCATGGTTGAGCCAATTCAAGGCGAAGCCGGTGTAGTGGTCCCTGATGCTggatatttgaaaaaagttcGAGAGCTGTGCACAAAATATAATGTACTGTGGATCGCGGATGAAGTGCAAACCGGTCTGGCGCGTACTGGACGAATGCTAGCCGTCGATTATGAAGATGTTAAACCCGATATCTTAATTTTGGGTAAAGCACTTTCGGGTGGAATGTATCCCGTCTCGGCTGTTTTGGCTGACGATCCAGTTATGGAGTGCATACAACCAGGTCGTCACGGCTCAACTTACGGTGGAAACCCTTTGGGTTGTAAAGTAGCGCTTAGCGCATTAGAAGTGCTGCTGGAAGAGCGTCTGGCGGAAAATGCTGAAGAAATGGGAAATTTACTGCGCAGCGAACTCGACACTTTGCCTAAAGATGTTGTGAGCATCGTACGCGGCAAAGGTCTTCTCAATGCTATAGTTGTCAACAAAA aatacgATGCTTGGGACATATGCCTGAAATTGCGTGATAACGGTCTTCTTGCCAAACCCACACATGGCGACATCATTCGCTTCGCACCACCACTGGTAATTACCGAGGAACAGACGCGCGAGTGTGCCAAAATCATCAAGAGCACAATACTGAACTTTTAA